The proteins below are encoded in one region of Mangifera indica cultivar Alphonso chromosome 7, CATAS_Mindica_2.1, whole genome shotgun sequence:
- the LOC123221137 gene encoding calreticulin-3-like produces MEMYFLKALCGYIRAKLRELASPCFTVYSNILAGMLLNKKMKKNLELLLLLSSLFFRCVSSEIFFEERFEDGWKSRWVLSDWKRAEGKAGTFKHTAGKWSGDPDDKGIQTYNDAKHFAISAKIPEFSNKNRTLVVQYSIKFEQNIECGGGYIKLHSGYVNQKKFGGDTPYVLMFGPDICGTQTKKLHVILSYQGQNYPIKKDLQCETDKLTHFYTFILRPDASYSILVDNRERDSGSMYTDWDILPPRKIKDVNAKMPADWDDREYIDDPNDVKPEGYDSIPAEIPDPKAKEPDNWDEEEDGIWRPPKIPNPAYKGPWKRKRIKNPNYKGRWKTPWINNPEFEDDPDLYVLKPIKYVGIEVWQVKAGSVFDNILICDDPQYAKQVVEDIWASNREAEKEAFEEAEKERKAREEEEARRAREEGEKRKRERNRRYEERSQRRRRDRYDLDDYHDEL; encoded by the exons ATGGAAATGTACTTTTTAAAAGCATTGTGCGGTTACATAAGGGCCAAACTGAGAGAGCTGGCCAGCCCTTGCTTTACGGTATACTCGAATATTTTAGCAGGAATGCTACTgaacaagaagatgaagaagaatctAGAACTTCTCCTCCTactttcatctctttttttccGTTGCGTTTCCTCTGAAATCTTCTTTGAAGAGCGCTTCGAAG ATGGATGGAAAAGCAGATGGGTTTTGTCTGACTGGAAGAGAGCTGAAGGAAAAGCCGGAACTTTTAAGCACACTGCCGGGAAATGGTCTGGAGATCCTGATGATAAAG GTATTCAGACTTATAATGATGCCAAACATTTTGCCATATCCGCAAAGATACCAGAGTTCAGCAACAAGAATAGAACTCTAGTGGTCCAATACTCTATTAAGTTTGAACAGAACATTGAATGTGGTGGTGGTTACATTAAGCTTCATTCTGGTTATGTGAATCAGAAGAAATTTGGTGGTGATACCCCTTACGT TTTGATGTTTGGACCAGATATATGTGGCACACAGACAAAAAAGCTTCACGTTATACTGTCCTATCAAGGGCAAAATTATCCCATAAAAAAGGATCTCCAATGTGAAACAGACAAGCTAACACATTTTTACACGTTCATTCTTAGGCCTGATGCCAGTTATAGCATCCTAGTTGATAACCGAGAAAGAGATTCAGGGAGCATGTACACAGATTGGGATATACTTCCCCCCCGGAAAATCAAGGATGTTAATGCGAAAATG CCAGCAGATTGGGATGATAGAGAATACATTGATGATCCTAATGATGTAAAACCAGAG GGATATGATTCAATCCCGGCTGAGATTCCTGATCCCAAAGCTAAAGAG CCTGACAACTGGGATGAAGAAGAGGATGGAATATGGAGGCCACCTAAGATTCCGAATCCAGCTTACAAAGGACCATGGAAGCGCAAG AGAATCAAGAACCCCAACTACAAGGGAAGGTGGAAGACTCCATGGATTAATAACCCAG AGTTTGAAGATGACCCTGACCTTTATGTGCTGAAGCCAATCAAATATGTGGGAATTGAAGTTTGGCAG GTGAAGGCCGGCTCTGTTTTTGACAACATCTTGATTTGTGATGATCCGCAATATGCGAAACAAGTTGTAGAAGATATTTGGGCGAGCAACCGAGAG GCTGAAAAAGAGGCATTTGAGGAGGcagaaaaagagaggaaagcTCGGGAAGAAGAG GAGGCTAGAAGAGCTagagaagaaggtgaaaagaggaagagagagaggaATCGTCGTTATGAAGAAAGGAGCCAACGCAGAAGG CGTGACCGCTATGACTTGGATGATTACCAT GATGAACTATGA